In Spinacia oleracea cultivar Varoflay chromosome 5, BTI_SOV_V1, whole genome shotgun sequence, a single window of DNA contains:
- the LOC110806117 gene encoding abscisic acid receptor PYL12-like: MTVLGLPVVQTNMVLPSIQECSFSVEQAINAPIEVVWSIIREFHNPKAYKMFISSSASRSSSNTLGSLRNITHVTGFPSTTSIERLDDFSDNDHVLAFSIVGGDHSRRLANYQGTISLRDEVKKEKVNVGDRRRTIVTEKYSVDVPRDSTLEETRYLVDTLVGFNLKSLARVAEHTVS; this comes from the coding sequence ATGACTGTATTAGGGCTACCAGTAGTACAAACAAATATGGTGTTACCTTCAATACAAGAGTGCAGTTTTAGCGTAGAACAAGCTATAAACGCACCAATTGAAGTAGTATGGTCCATTATCCGTGAATTTCACAACCCAAAAGCCTACAAAATGTTTATAAGCTCATCTGCTTCGCGGTCGTCGTCGAACACCCTAGGATCCTTGCGTAACATAACTCATGTTACCGGGTTCCCGTCGACAACAAGCATTGAGAGGCTTGATGATTTTAGTGACAATGACCATGTCTTGGCGTTTAGCATCGTTGGTGGTGATCATAGCCGCCGCCTCGCTAATTACCAAGGGACGATTTCTCTACGAGATGAAGTGAAGAAAGAGAAGGTTAATGTTGGTGACCGGAGGAGGACAATTGTAACAGAGAAATATAGTGTTGATGTGCCGAGAGATAGTACTTTGGAGGAGACTCGTTATTTGGTTGATACTTTGGTCGGGTTCAATCTCAAGTCTTTAGCTCGTGTTGCTGAGCACACTGTATCTTAA